The Mauremys reevesii isolate NIE-2019 linkage group 1, ASM1616193v1, whole genome shotgun sequence genome has a segment encoding these proteins:
- the AAMDC gene encoding mth938 domain-containing protein isoform X6, whose amino-acid sequence MQQRGAGQSCPTRLLPRLPRVTRERKQGGGRREGGDGVRGSQSDRDGGVSSCYSRSAGWGEGYSAGGVACVGELANERGGGRVPPGQRGRCSSPDGRGRAELGLPHLFNLAMSSSPEIASLSWGQMMVKGCSTTYKDCKVWPGGSRTWDWRETGTNNLWMTGEQEGL is encoded by the exons ATGCAACAGCGGGGCGCCGGCCAGAGCTGCCCTACTCGACTACTCCCCCGCCTGCCTCGTGTGACACGGGAACGAAAACAAggcgggggaaggagggagggcggGGACGGAGTCCGGGGCAGCCAATCAGATCGAGACGGAGGAGTCAGCTCCTGTTACTCTCGGAGCGCGGGATGGGGCGAAGGCTACAGCGCGGGGGGCGTGGCCTGTGTCGGGGAGCTGGCCAATGAGCGGGGAGGGGGGCGTGTCCCCCCGGGGCAGAGAGGCCGCTGCAGCTCTCCTGACGGGAGGGGGCGAGCGGAGCTGGGCTTGCCGC ACCTTTTCAATTTGGCGATGTCGTCTTCTCCTGAAATCGCTTCCCTTTCATGGGGTCAGATGATGGTGAAAGGTTGTTCTACAACTTATAAGGACTGCAAAGTGTGGCCAGGAGGGAGCCGAACCTGGGATTGGAGAGAAACAGGGACAAAT AATCTCTGGATGACTGGAGAACAAGAAGGTTTATAA